DNA from Pelobacter propionicus DSM 2379:
CATGATGACTTTCGATGACAACGGCCGTTCCGTATTGGGAACGCCGCCCGAGGCCGCCGCCATCACCCTGGCCGCTGCTGGCGTCGATATCGTCGGCTCCAACTGCGGGCTGGGGGTGGAGGGGATCCACGACATCCTGGTGCGCATGCGCCGGGTGACCTCCCTGCCGCTCATCTCCCAGGCCAACGCGGGGCTGCCGATCCTGAAAGACGGAATCACCGTCTTCCCCGGAACCCCACGGGAGATGACCGACTACCACGACCGGCTGATCAGCCTGGGGGTGCGGGTGATCGGCGGCTGCTGCGGCACCACGCCGGCACATATCAGGGCCATGAAGGAGGCCCTTGCCGGCCGCCAGCAGGTTTGGCAGGAACCGACTCACCTGGAAGGAATGACCCTGCTCTCCTGCCGGGGCGGGTGGACCGCCGTGGGGCCCGGCCAGAAGACCGCCATCATCGGCGAACGTATCAACCCCACCGGCAAGAAGCTCTACTCCAAGGAACTGCAGGAGGGAAAGGTCTCCTACATCCGCCGCGAGGCCATGGAGCAGGCGCAGTTGGGGGCCACGTTGCTGGACCTGAACGTGGGGGCGCCGGGGATCGACGAGCCGGTTGCCATGGAGCGGGCCGTGTTCTGCGCCAGCGGGGCAGTCGGCGTGCCGCTGGTGCTGGATTCCTCCAGCCCTGCCGCCCTGGAGGCGGGGCTCAAGGCGGCCGACGGCAAGGTGCTGATCAACTCCGTCTCCGGCGAGGCCAAGAGCCTCTCCCGGGTGCTGCCACTGGCCAAGAAGTACGGTGCAGCCCTGATCGGCCTGACCCTGGATGCCAAGGGGATACCGGACAGCGCCGAGGGGAGGCTGGCCATCGCCCGCAGGATCCGCAACGCCGCCCGGCGGCAGGGGATTCCTGACCAGGACATCATCATCGACTGCCTGACCCTGACGGTCAGCGCCGAGCAGAAACGGGCGGCCGAGACCCTGCGCACCATCCGTCTGGTCAAGGAGAAGCTGGGGCTCTCCACGGTGCTGGGGGTCAGCAACATCTCTTTTGGCCTGCCCCAGCGGCCGCTGATCTCGTCCTCGTTCTTCTCCATGGCCATGGCCGCCGGTCTGGATGCGGCCATCATCAACCCAAGGGAAAAGGCCATGATGGATGCCTGGCGTTCGGCCATGGTGCTGCTCAACCGCGACCCACGGGCCGAAGCATTCATCCAGACCTATCGGGACGAACAGGCGGTTGCCACGCCCGCCGCCCCTGTTTCGGACGCGCCCCAGGAGATCCGGCAGCGGCTGGGCCAGGCGGTGATCAACGGCGACAGGGACGGCATCATCGGGCTGGTGGAAGAGGCTCTGGCCCAGGGGCTGGCCCCGCTGCAGATCAGCAACGAAGGATTCCTCCCCGGCCTGGAGGAGGTGGGGCGGCGTTTCGAGAAGAACATCTTCTTCCTCCCCCAGGTGATGCAGTCGGCCGATACCATGCACGCCGGTTTCGCCCGCCTCAAGGAGGAGATGAAGGGGCAGCCTCTGGAGAGCCGCGGCCGAATCCTGATGGCCACCGTGGAGGGGGACATCCACGATATCGGCAAGAACATCGTCTGCACCCTGCTGGAGAATCACGGCTTTGAGGTGTTCGACATCGGCAAGAACGTGTCTGCCGCCACCATCGTCGCCAAGGCCAGGGAGTTCGGGGTGGATGCTGTGGGTCTCTCGGCGCTGATGACCACCACCATGGCCGAGATGGACACGGTCCTCAAGAAGCTCAAGGCGGTGGGGATCAAGGCATTCACCATGATCGGCGGAGCTGTGGTGACCCAGGAGTACGCCGACCGCATCGGCGCCGATATCTACGCCCGTGACGCCATGGAGGCGGTGGCCAAGGTCAAGAAACTGCTCCAGATAGCCGATTAGCTCTCTGTTGCCTGCCGGGAAGGTTTTTTCCCGCTTACCAGGTTCCTGCTGCGCTACAGTAAACAAACAACGGTGACTCGTACCTGGTCTCCAGTCGCCAGTTCAACGGACAACGACATGGTTCTCGGATTCAATCACAACATCATGTACAGGGGAGAGGTCTTCCACGTCCAGACCGAGGACAGCGGTGTGGAGATCCCCAACATCGTCACCCTGCTCTACAAGGGAGGGGTGATTCTCTGCTCAATGAAGACCAGCTATGCCGACATCCTCAAGATGGAAAACCTGGAGGATGTGGTGGAAGAGCTGATGAAGGAGCAGCACAAGGCGGTGATGCGTCGGCTCAAGTCGGGGGAGTTCGACGAACGCGCCTTTCCCGTGGAACCGGACTCCGGCGGGGAGCCTGCGGCGGAAGAGTTCTCGCCTCTGGCCGCTCCCGATTCCCCAACGTCCGAGGAGCCCTCAGCGCCCGTGGGGGGCGCTGAACAATCTTCCGACGGGGCTGCCGGGGGAAAAGGGGGCACGATAGGCGCGAGCAGGAGCCTGAACGATGAGATTCTCCGCTTCTTCGGCATCCTTGAAACCTAGGTTGGATAACGGCGGTTTCACCTATCTGTTGGCACTGATGATCGTCGTGATCATGGGGATCATGCTGGGGGCCGCAGGGCAGTCCTGGAAGACCATTATGCAGCGGGAACGGGAGGAGGAACTGCTCTTCCGCGGCAGCCAGATCAAGGATGCCATTACCCGCTGGTACACCCCCCAGGGCAAACAGCCCGCTGCCACGCCGCTCAGGGACCTGCGGGACCTGCTGCGCGACCCCCGCTCGGCGACTCCCTTGCGCTATCTGCGCCGTCTCTACAGCGACCCCATCACCGGTAAGGAGTGGACGATCATCAGCGATGCCAACAAGGGGATCATCGGCGTGGCCAGCAGCAGCCCGCTCACGCCACTCAAGGTGGACAACTTCCCCGACGACCTCAAAGACTTCGCCGGAAAGCAGCAGTACAGCGACTGGAAATTCATGTATGTGAAAAAATAGCCGCGTTCACTCCCCCTGGCGCAGGTAGTCAGGCTTGAGAAGCGCAAACGGCCGGCCCGGATTGTTCCGGGCCGGCCGTTTGCGTTTTCATGGGCTGGGCGGGTGCGCTACTTCAGGTACGTCTCGATCTTGGAGGTTTTGCGCGCATCGTCCAGATAGGCGGTGATCGCCGAATTTACCTTCTGATTTTTCAGGTAGTCGACGATACGTGCCTTGGCGTCGGCGTAGGAAACGGTCTCGGCGTTCTTGTGGCCCATCTGCTTGATGATGTGGTATCCGAACTGGGTTTCCACCACGTCGCTGACCTCACCCTGCTTGAGGCTGAAGGCTGCCTGCTCGAAGGGGGGGACCATCTGCCCTCTGGGGAAGAAGCCCAGATCCCCTCCCTGCTGGCTGCTGGGGCAGGTGGAATTCTCCCGTGCCAGGGTGGCGAAGTCCGCCCCTCCCGCCAGTTCCTTGCGCAGCTTTTCCGCCTTCTCCCGTGCCTTCTTCCTGATCTCGGGATCGGCCTTGGGGTCCACGCCGATCAGGATGTGGCTGGCCCTGACCGACTCGCTCTGCTTGAATTTGTCCTGGTTCTCGTCGTAGAACTTCCTGCTCTCCTCGTCGCTGACCGTCACCTTGGAAGCAAAGGTCTGCTGGACGAAATTGGCGATGACGGCGTCGCGGCGCGTGTATTCGCGCAGGTCGCTCTCGTTCATGCCCAGTCCGGCGATGGCCTTCTGGAACTCCTCGGTCGTGGCGAACCTGGCCTTGCCCTGGCTCATCTTGGCCTCAACCTGTTTGTCGATATCCTTGGTGTCCAACTTCTCGCCCGCCTGGTAGAGCAGTTCGGCCGAGGTCAGTTGGTTGAGCGCCATTTTGTCGAACTCCTTCTGGTGCTCGCTGGGGATCTGCTGGTTCGGCCGGCCGGCAAGGAGCGCCTTCTTGACCCGTTCCAGTTCACGGGCATAGACCGGTTTCCCATTCACCCGCGCCACCACGTCTTTCTGTTGTTGCGCGCTGGCTGCGGGAGTCTTTGCCGGCTTGGCGTCGGCTGCCGATGATGGGGTGCTGAAACCGAAAAGCGCCGCCATCAGGGCGAGACGCAGGGCGATTGTTCGTCTGTTCATGGAGATCTCCTTTGGGGAAAGAATAGGGGAGCTATAGCACACTTTTGCGGGCATGCAAAGGGAAAGGGGCGCCGAAGCCACTCAGGGCGTTTCCCCCAGTATGCGGCCGGCTTCGGCCGTGTACGCTCCGTCCTGGCG
Protein-coding regions in this window:
- a CDS encoding peptidylprolyl isomerase, with product MNRRTIALRLALMAALFGFSTPSSAADAKPAKTPAASAQQQKDVVARVNGKPVYARELERVKKALLAGRPNQQIPSEHQKEFDKMALNQLTSAELLYQAGEKLDTKDIDKQVEAKMSQGKARFATTEEFQKAIAGLGMNESDLREYTRRDAVIANFVQQTFASKVTVSDEESRKFYDENQDKFKQSESVRASHILIGVDPKADPEIRKKAREKAEKLRKELAGGADFATLARENSTCPSSQQGGDLGFFPRGQMVPPFEQAAFSLKQGEVSDVVETQFGYHIIKQMGHKNAETVSYADAKARIVDYLKNQKVNSAITAYLDDARKTSKIETYLK
- a CDS encoding type II secretion system protein → MDNGGFTYLLALMIVVIMGIMLGAAGQSWKTIMQREREEELLFRGSQIKDAITRWYTPQGKQPAATPLRDLRDLLRDPRSATPLRYLRRLYSDPITGKEWTIISDANKGIIGVASSSPLTPLKVDNFPDDLKDFAGKQQYSDWKFMYVKK
- a CDS encoding homocysteine S-methyltransferase family protein, whose product is MTPFLEAIQERVLILDGAMGTMLQERGLRPGQSPEELNLTMPDVVASVHREYIEAGADIIITNSFGGSRFKLAHFGLEGRLAEINARAVEIARGEARGRAYVGGSMGPTGQFVEPLGEVSFDRMKESFREQAEALVSAGVDLISLETFLDIKECRAAVIAIREVSPTIPIIAMMTFDDNGRSVLGTPPEAAAITLAAAGVDIVGSNCGLGVEGIHDILVRMRRVTSLPLISQANAGLPILKDGITVFPGTPREMTDYHDRLISLGVRVIGGCCGTTPAHIRAMKEALAGRQQVWQEPTHLEGMTLLSCRGGWTAVGPGQKTAIIGERINPTGKKLYSKELQEGKVSYIRREAMEQAQLGATLLDLNVGAPGIDEPVAMERAVFCASGAVGVPLVLDSSSPAALEAGLKAADGKVLINSVSGEAKSLSRVLPLAKKYGAALIGLTLDAKGIPDSAEGRLAIARRIRNAARRQGIPDQDIIIDCLTLTVSAEQKRAAETLRTIRLVKEKLGLSTVLGVSNISFGLPQRPLISSSFFSMAMAAGLDAAIINPREKAMMDAWRSAMVLLNRDPRAEAFIQTYRDEQAVATPAAPVSDAPQEIRQRLGQAVINGDRDGIIGLVEEALAQGLAPLQISNEGFLPGLEEVGRRFEKNIFFLPQVMQSADTMHAGFARLKEEMKGQPLESRGRILMATVEGDIHDIGKNIVCTLLENHGFEVFDIGKNVSAATIVAKAREFGVDAVGLSALMTTTMAEMDTVLKKLKAVGIKAFTMIGGAVVTQEYADRIGADIYARDAMEAVAKVKKLLQIAD